In Embleya scabrispora, the DNA window CGCCCCTCCCGGGCGGCCAGCAGCGCCGCGAGACCCGCGCCTCCGGGGCGGACGTGCTCGATCGGGTCGTCCAGCACCGGCGCCGGCGCGTCCGGGCACAGCCGCCTCGCGGTGCCGACCAGATCACGGTCCAGCAGGGTGTCACCCACGACGACAAGGGGCCGCCGCACACCGTTCGCCTTCCTCGTACCGCTCACGCCAGGGCCTCCCGTACGGGTGCCAGACGCGTGCGAAGCCCGGGTGTCGCCCCGGCGCTCAGGACCGCGTCGATGCCCTCGCACAGCAGGTGGGCCGCCAACAGATGGACCTCCTGGACCGTGGCGGTGTTGTCCGCCTCCACGCACAGCGCGTCGTCGGCCAGCGAGGCCAGCTCGTTGGGCGCCGGGCCGGTCAGTGCCCAGACACGCAGTCCGAGCGCGCGGGCGCGGCGGGCCGCGCACAGGACATTGGTGCTCGATCCGCTCGTGGACAACAACAACACCGTGTCGCCGATGCGCCCGTGTGCCTCGATCTGCCGGGCGAACACCTCGTCCGCGCCGTAGTCGTTGACGATGGCGGTGACGCTGGAGGTCTCGGCGTGCAGGGCCAGCGCGGACAGTGGTCGGC includes these proteins:
- a CDS encoding D-sedoheptulose-7-phosphate isomerase produces the protein MSTRRWRHVVPSGGERRHRVGGRDGTAGSARGQLSGNDRHDSSGRRRARVAGGVDALAREHVDALVGALRNPLCDPGRAARWGNRLAPELAAGARLLVAGNGGSAAEAQHLTAELVGRYRDERRPLSALALHAETSSVTAIVNDYGADEVFARQIEAHGRIGDTVLLLSTSGSSTNVLCAARRARALGLRVWALTGPAPNELASLADDALCVEADNTATVQEVHLLAAHLLCEGIDAVLSAGATPGLRTRLAPVREALA